From the Synergistales bacterium genome, one window contains:
- the def gene encoding peptide deformylase → MAVLPLKIYPDPVLRAENAEEEGFGEELAAFLEDMWESMYAHDGVGLAAPQIGVSRRIAVVEVKGERFVLIDPEVREQSGEIVAEEGCLSFPGIFEDIARPAQVVVATRDPDGTERRIDAEGFLARALMHEIDHLNGTLIIDHLSLMKRQVIKRKFRKKKG, encoded by the coding sequence ATGGCTGTGTTGCCGCTCAAGATATACCCGGATCCGGTGCTGCGGGCGGAAAACGCGGAGGAAGAGGGGTTCGGCGAAGAATTGGCGGCCTTCCTCGAGGATATGTGGGAGTCCATGTACGCCCACGACGGTGTGGGGCTGGCGGCCCCGCAGATCGGTGTGTCCCGGAGGATCGCCGTCGTCGAGGTGAAAGGCGAGCGCTTTGTCCTGATCGATCCCGAGGTGCGGGAACAGAGCGGCGAGATCGTCGCCGAGGAGGGCTGCCTGAGCTTCCCCGGCATCTTCGAGGACATCGCCAGACCGGCACAGGTGGTGGTGGCGACGCGCGACCCCGACGGGACGGAACGGCGGATCGACGCCGAAGGCTTTCTGGCCAGGGCGCTGATGCATGAGATCGACCACCTTAACGGCACGCTGATCATTGACCACCTGTCGCTGATGAAACGGCAGGTCATCAAGCGGAAATTCCGAAAGAAGAAGGGTTGA